The Oncorhynchus mykiss isolate Arlee chromosome 8, USDA_OmykA_1.1, whole genome shotgun sequence genome includes the window CAGGGGACTCTTAGCTTGAGGTTTAGTgactccactacatcactgggtgaACCGGTCGTTATCTGGAGGTTTAGTgactccactacatcactgggtgaACCGGTCGTTATCTGGAGGTTTAGTgactccactacatcactgggtgaACCGGTCATTATCTGGAGGTTTAGTgactccactacatcactgggtgaACCGGTCGTTATCTGGAGGTTTAGTgactccactacatcactgggtgaACCGGTCATTATCTGGAGGTTTAGTgactccactacatcactgggtgaACCGGTCGTTATCTGGAGGTTTAGTgactccactacatcactgggtgaACCGGTCGTTATCTGGAGGTTTAGTgactccactacatcactgggtgaACCGGTCGTTATCTGGAGGTTTAGTgactccactacatcactgggtgaACCGGTCGTTATCTGGAGGTTTAGTgactccactacatcactgggtgaACCGGTCGTTATCTGGAGGTTTAGTgactccactacatcactgggtgaACCGGTCATTATCTGGAGGTTTAGTgactccactacatcactgggtgaACCGGTCGTTATCTGGAGGTTTAGTGACTACACTACATCACTGGGTGAACCGGTCGTTATCTGGAGGTTTAGTgactccactacatcactgggtgaACCGGTCATTATCTGGAGGTTTAGTgactccactacatcactgggtgaACCGGTCGTTATCTGGAGGTTTAGTgactccactacatcactgggtgaACCGGTCGTTATCTGGAGGTTTAGTgactccactacatcactgggtgaACCGGTCATTATCTGGAGGTTTAGTgactccactacatcactgggtgaACCGGTCGTTATCTGGAGGTTTAGTgactccactacatcactgggtgaACCGGTCGTTATCTGGAGGTTTAGTGACTACACTACATCACTGGGTGAACCGGTCATTATCTGGAGGTTTAGTgactccactacatcactgggtgaACCGGTCGTTATCTGGAGGTTTAGTgactccactacatcactgggtgaACCGGTCGTTATCTGGAGGTTTAGTGACTACACTACATCACTGGGTGAACCGGTCATTATCTGGAGGTTTAGTgactccactacatcactgggtgaAACGGTCATTATCTCCTGTACTACTTCTGGTCTTCAATATGCTGCATCATCTAGAATGTTGATAATGGAAACAACGCGACTGCGGTGCAACCCTATACTTGTCTCTCACACTCATCCTGCAACCCCATATTTGTCTCTCACACTCATTCTGCAACCCCATACTTGTCTCTCACACTCATTCTGACAAACattattcaaatgtaaaaaatgtgaCTTAAGACTAAACTAAATAAAGAGTGCCAAAATTAACACTGGCTGAAGGTATGTCTAGACTCTACCGGAACTAGGAACTTAGGGCTCATATTTCCTACATTACTTTATAGGGTGTTCACCAATAaaatgattcattcaggatttaTACAAACTTCCACCCAATAGAGATTTGCGTCAGGAAAACAATAGCCCAAACCCCATGTATGGTTCAAAATTTAAGATTTACTCAGAATTGATCATGTTCAGAGGAAATGGCATGATCAACGGCAGAACAGCGCTAACTTTGAACGTCAACTGACAAGCAAACTAGTTGCTGCAGGTTCGTCAGTGAAAACATGGGCTTTTTCTAAATTAAATACACGGAATACCAAACAGAAATAATTTGCCCCCATTTTTCTCTCTCGAAGCTAACAGACAATTTCAATACCTCCCCCCTCCGATAACCTGTTCCTGATGTCTTTCCCTTAAATCGCCATAGAAACTAGCAATGGTCACAGCAAATTAACATTCTTCTTTAATCAACACTGGCAAGTACATAAAGGTTATAATATTGTAGATAAATCACACAATGAATCATTAAATAGTTATAATGACAGGGCAAAGAAACCTACATTGACATTTCATTTCGTAGCACCCTCTTGACTTGCCCCATTATTAACATACTAGAGCAGTAAACCCTATACTTTATTTATATTAGACTAATGAAATGACCATAAAACCTTTGTGTGGTGGTTCTTTCCCTAGATGTCTAGAGGACAGTTGCATACCATGACCTCTAAATATCTAGATGCCAGTCAAATAAATACCTAAATTAAACCGCAGTGTTTAGCTTCTAAAACAGCTCAGACTGATGTCTAGGTTTGCAAAATTCTGTGAACTTCCCCCAATATTTTCCTGCAATTCCGGTTGGAGGATTCACAGATTTCATGCTTATTCTctcctgattccaggaatcttcTAACCAAACACTTCTGGGAATTTTGGGAAGcttactggaattttgcaaccctcaTGTCCATAGTCCAATTAAAATACTGTCTGCATTTAAAATGCAAACTCATTCTGTCAAAAACATCACTCATTCCAAGGTTACTTTAAGCATGATTTCGTATGGGGAAACATCCATATTATAACATGCACAGACACCATGATAATTGTGTGTGGAGAGAAGAAGCTTCTTGAGTGACAGAAAGGTATGAAAATGTTCCAGTCAGTCACCATTATATGGGGCCTTTATAAAGACATCTCTGTCAATCTGGGTTGAGAACAAGGGTTGTGACACTAGCTCAGTTTCAGTCTCTGCCCAATCAACCCCCTTATCCATTCCCCATAAGTGGCTAGCAGTTACTTTGGGACTGGGTGTCTCTTGCCCAATCCCAAATCAACCCTATGCACTTTGGGAGACCCATTTAATCTTCTCAGATCTAGGGGTAGATCTGGCTTCCCACGGCCTCTTCCAGGGCAGAGGGGTGGAGTTGGGGGCTGGCTGTTGTGGTGAGGGGGGTGGCAGTGACGCAGCTGTTGATGTGCTGCAGGGAGTGGGAGTCGGTCCCCAGGTAGGCCAACAGCAGCTCAGACCGGCGATGGAGGAGGTGGAGCATGTCCTCAGCTAGAGTTTCCACACTGCAGTAACGCACCTTCTCCAGGTCAAAGACATCCTTCAGGAAGAACAGCACCTGATCCTGGAGGACGACAGAAACCATCCCAAAAAGTGTCTTTATCTAAGACACTGGACAAGCCTAATCCTGGATCATTTAGCATGTTTTTAGTCCAGTCTAGGCAACCGGTACATTGAATAGGGGATATGGAGACATGAGAACATCCTTAAAGAACAGATCGATTAGTGTTACAATGGCTAAGTCTCCCTTGACTTCAGCTGGACAACCtgatcaacaaaaaaaaagttaacATTACTCTACCTTGAAGAAGCAGCAGAAGTCGTGCAGGGAAGTCTTGGGCCCTAAGAAGCCCCAGGCCAGGACAGGACTGACCTGCTCACACACAGAGTAGAAGTGGGCTATGAACCCATCATGCacctagagaggaggaggatgagaggttGAATACAGGCTAACCAGAAAAGTACAACAAAAAAATTACagcaaaaaaacatttctgtaccCTCATGTGTTGTCTCTTCTGCTTCAGCACCGACCAACAGCTAGACGCGACCGCCTGGCAACACAAAACGCAACACATTACAATGCTGCAACAAATTCCCCATCACACCTTTGCCTTTTCATGGTCCTTTAAGCCAGACAACGTGGGTCCTGTTCTCTGGACAGTAGTTATCTACATAGGGAGAAGTGTCTCTGACTCACGGTCTCTTTGAAGGACGAGTTGAGCCAACGATTGTTGACAACGTTctggatggagatgggaggattCTCCAGGTCCTCAAATGAGTCCATCAGGATGAAGTCCAACACGATGTCATAGAAGTTCAGGTGTTTCACCTGGTCAGGAGGAATAACATGCAGTCAGATCAGTGTGAAATCAGGATGAAGTCCAACAGAATGTTCAGGTGTTTTACCTTTAGCAAGGGAACATTTAAAACCCTTtcagatcagtgtgtgtgtgagtgagtgagtgtctcACCCCTCTCGTGGCCAGCTCCACCTCGGTGTTCTCCCAGTGTTCCGGGTGCTCCAGGAAAACAATCATCTCCTCAAACACTTCTTCAAACCTCTTCGGGCTCTGTCAAACAATTACACAAATCCGTTAAGAGTAGACAAACACTATCGACCAATCAAAAACATCTGTCAGACAGGAGCACCCAATCAGCTGATCAATCCAGTGTGACTATCCTATCACACAAACTAATGGTAGAAGTGTATAGTTTTTCAGCATTAATAGtttctctaaaacaacataaATATAATTACCATCTTACCTTATGCGCTTTTACAATTATGGAAGACAGTATCTTCTTTCCGGTTTCGGCCAGAAACGTCCTCGTCGCCCTCTCACACAGAATCAGCTAGAGATGAAATGGACCAATCACTAGTTTAGATTACAGTACTACGGTTTATCAGGATGTATTCTTTAAGAGTATAGAGGCACATACTTGACAGGCCTGCCGCACACAGTGTAACTTGGCCAGGAAGTCGGTGTCCCCAAGACACTCCAGCAGCTCAGTCCTAAAAAATAAAACAAGGAAATTAGGCATTATAAAATCAGACATACTAGGAGTCAACACTTAAAATGGTAAATGTCAACTTCATATCATCTCCAGCACTACCAACATGTGTGAAAATggagcatttctatgttttgtagtaaaaaaaaatagaggAAGACAAGTGTTACCAATGACATCGTTGTGCACCATGTGATTCTAACCAATTATGAGGCATTGTCTACTAATTAGTAGATGTCATTGGTAACACTATAAAGTTGAAAAATGTCCCTTTTAACAGGAGACAAAATATTATTAGGAGAGTCATTCTACGAAAATGGTGCCTTTCCTTATAAGGCCGGCCTTATTCACCAGGAAAAACAGTTTAGTGTGAGATGACACAAATTGTTTGTTTTAATTGATGTGTCTTATTATTCATAAAACATATGTAAGACAGTTACATTGAAAAACATGTATTATATTGTAGAGCACGGTCTGTACCACAAAATGGGCTTGTTCCAATCATGAGTCATGGGTTCAGTGACATATTTTAAGTGACTTTACATGCCATAATGCAAAGGAAAGTTATATAGTTATTTAGTGGACTACTTAAAACTAAAATATCAAATGAATATTACAAATCATTTACAAGTATTAGCTGTCCCTCAATTTCATGTCACTGGtgttaaaatgtataaaaaccatcactttgagaaaaaaaaaatgcaacatcATTGCCAAATTCTTCCTGGGTCAAAGGTTCATTGGAGACGGGAATGTTTTGTAAAGCACATGGTGAGTGTGCACTCTTCATACGTTAACAATTTGATTAGTAACTTGGTAATTTCATGCGAGGACTTAAGATGCGTCACTGGTGTTCTACAGTTTATAGCAAAGGGaaaggaaatgtgttttttttttaagagttAAAGATCTGAAGTAAAAGTGAAGAATACAGGAAAAGTTCCATGAACATATTCGACTGCATACAAAATGTTCCCATCAGTGTGGTTAGGAAAACAGTTTTAGTTTATGTTCAATGTTAGTGTTTCTAATGTTCTAGTGGACATGTTTTTATGACATTTTAGTCAATAGGCGTGATCTTTTGGTCTCACTGACCAATAACCCTCATTTTAAGGGTTCATATTAAAATCAACCCATCTTATGAAATTATttgtaataaaaaatatattactAATAAATGTATAAAATTTGTTTGAAAATAATCATATCTTTGTCATTGGTTTCACATTGTGTCACTAGTATGACTGTATGGAGTTGCCCAATTTAATAGAAAATAGTTTTTGTATCTACCTAACTGTTGCTACATTCATTAGTAAACATTTTAAGTATATGATCATTCAATTTTGATGACTCAACCTCAATTATTTATAATGTTACAAAGAAAATGAGACAATATAACTTTATAAATGTTTAAACTAAATCATTAATAATCCAGACAATTTCTTAGTATTGTCATTAACCTTTTCTGTCTTTGATTATATATGCAAATTAAAGACTGAAATTACATTCTAGAAAGCCTGAATTGCcatctaaaaaataaatattaataGGTAACATAAGACAAAAAAGGCAAAAATAATTTTTTTAATGTGATGtagtaaaaatataaaaatatgttAACCTGTAATTTATGTTGgtttgtttaaaacattttttttaaccctttcatggtatccaattggtagttacagtcgtctcattgctgcaactcctgtacgaaCTCAGGAGAGTTGACCGTCGAGAGCTGTGCTTCCTCcttaacccaaccaagccacactgcttcttgacacaatgcccgcttaacccagaggccagccgcactaatgtgtcagaggaaacaccgtacacctggctaccgtgtcagcgtgcactgtgccctgcccgccacaggagtccttagagcgcgatgggacaaggacatccctgccggccaaaccctcccctaacccggacaatgctgggtcaattgtgcactgccccatgggtctcccgctcctggccggctgcgacagagccggactctaaccaggatctctagtgacagtgccttagaccactgcgccactcgggaggcccattaGTCCATTGACAGTTAAATTGTTTATTTCTTGTCAGCAATTTAGTCATGATATGTAACTTTTAAAATATAGAAATCCCCTTATATAATTATGCAGCATTATATGATGCTAAATGCATCATACAGGGATGATATCTGTATTTTGAATTCCAAGTTGCATATCTTGAAAAATTGTTCATCAGCAATCAGGTTTTGGGACtgtgtcaacaatggactaatgaaataaGTACCAAAAGTTAGTTTGGGGGTGGAGTTCCTTTAACAGGAGACAATACATTAGGCTCAACACTTAACAGGAGACAATTCACACCAAGATCATCAACCAGCAGGTGGGGCCAAGGTGCAACCTAAACAATCATAGGAAACTATGAGGAAAGAGAAGGTCTCCGTCTCACCTGTGTACTCTGCAGGAGATCTTTCCCTCCTCAGCCAACTGTATGGCCTCCTCATAGAAGGGGTTAATAACTATGCATGACCCCAGGACATAGGCACTACGCAGCTCCCTGTGCTGCTCTgacaactgagagagagagaatattatGGTTAATAACTACACATGTAGGTTACAAGGGGTAGTGGTATAGAGACCTCAGGACATAGGCACTACGCAGCTCCCTGTGCTGACaagataatacagtgccttggaaaagtattcagacccctttgatTGTCACATTGTGTTAAAGTGGGATTAAAGtttatttaattgtaattttgtcaatctacacaaaataatctGGTCAAAGtgggaaaaaaaatgtataaaattttTTTTTCCTAAAAATGTAAGCAATAAAATAGTCAGGGAGCTGACTAAAGAGTCAAGACATGTTAGAAAAACCTTTGGCATCGATTAAAGTGCAAGTCgccaagagctttgcacacctggattgtgcaatatttgcccgtTATTCTTTTCAAAAACTATTCAAggtgtttggggggggggaatcatGATTAGACAGTGATGAAGTTTAAACTAACTTTTCCAACATTCActttcttcttggtaagcaactccagtgtagatctggccctgtgctttaggttattgtcctactgaaaggtgaattcatctcccagtgtctggtggaaagcagacaaccaggttttcctctaggatttagcctgtgcttagctccagtcCATGTATTTTTTATACAAAAAAACaacctccctagtccttgccaatgacaggcattccatgatgcagccaccaccatgcttcaaaatAAATGATTATATTTTCActcattgtggagtcactacaatgttgttgatccatcctcagttctctaccATCAGACATTGGGACTCTGTAGCCATTTTAacatcaccaatggcctcatggtaacatccctgaTCAGTTTCCTTCCCgccctgcagctcagttcagacgGACAACCGTCTGGCGGTTGGTGACGTTTTTCATGGCCTTATTTcttttacagcatattggatgactgccattcatattccattcacccagctcaatggaACATCGATAGGTATTATGTAGCTGTCTACACCTAAACTATCtctatcatgaggttgctacaacctatgaattaaagtttacaaccGTGCACACATATGGAGGAAAATGTGAGATGACAGACAgcgacacattcaataccgccttgcacactatTGCCTGCATCTAACTAAtattagggtgtaatcattagtccaactgTTGCAAACAACCATTTCTATtgggacaaattcaggtattttcATCCCTGTTTCCGTTgaacatttttcaacagaaatCAGCGGAATGAATTACATCCCTGATCAGGGGCAATTTTGGCATGTAAatgttggtggggcaaactcaaatATATTTCTAAATGCATGACCGCAAAGCCACTGCACTAAACAATACAATAATTCCACTATAAAAAAGTGGCCACacactgttagggcctacataaggctgacccaacagcagagctttcttttcagcaccatggagtgaattcttaccaccactacacctggttatcagcggaACCtcgtctggcagcaaaacagttattTCGGCATAAATTACTTACTGCCTTTCTCAAATCCATGGCTGACTTGCTGAAACAAATGtgttttctactgacaattgagatgtacaaacgatggcataagggaacaacaagcagataagaggcaatctgtaatttagattaagacattaatgagcgagctgagacggacgtagtcaatataactatttgttcagcacttttgaaatgtacagcgacagaattcagaacatgggccgttcttacagtattctccctgcacACCAAGTCGGAACCTTAGGATAATTAAAaggggggcatataagcagacaatgaaagctcttacaatattaaatgttgacatttctctaaaacaggctataggctacatgtgcaccaccaagtcagaacagtaggctaagttgtGAGGGGGAAAGGAACCAAAAtgttagggtgaggcacatgggttaCTAACAGCTTACGACACACCATACACTTACGTATACtgcagctaagaaagtaatactttctccctggcatattacaatttatgcagcagcatacaatacattttcagACTCACTtcaacaggaaggtggcgtggcAGTCCTTGTGGGCAAATAGTCATTAAACCTTGTCACCAAAGTggtattctctggatttatggtgcttccAAGACAACTAGGAATTCTGGAAAAAAAAacaaaggttgaatcatgatgtctGTAATTTTCAGGCCGGCGCTCTAGAAAAGGAGGCCAAGGTTCCCGACTTGCAATTTTAAGTTGGTTGaccattcaaaacatattttcccaatCAAAGTTCCTAGTtgtgttgaactcactgaagtcggagatttccaGTTCCAATATATTTTGAACACGGCAGAATGAATTCAACCTTTTCAGGCCCGTGGTGTTGCGgctgaatgtttatccttttcaAGCTTGAAAAAGAGACCCTTTCAGACAAATGTTTTaaatccttaaacccagacttgtaccacacaccctctccactgaatagcaggccggggaagcaaaatagtgattgctttgcaacacttgcagttagccactgattccttccaaaccactcatcgttgaatttgcgatttccagcTTGTGTAATGGCCGATGATCACCGATAACTTATAacttatcttcatatgacaaggattgaaaaggattagCCAGTAGATGGTGTATtatgggagtttctcccattcttctctgctgatcctctcaagctctgtcaggttgtatggggtacgtcactgcacagctattttcaggtctgtccagagatgttcaatttggttcaagtctgggccattcaaggaattcagagacttgtcccaaagacaCTTCTgcgtcgtcttggctgtgtgcttagggtcattgtcctgttggaaggtgaaccttcgccccagtctgagcgctctggagcaggttttcatgaaggatctctcgctactttgctccgttcatctttcccttgatcctgactagtctcccagtccctgccgctgaaaaacatccccttagtttgatgctgccaccacggaggttgcaggtttcctccagacatgacgattggcattcaggccaaagatttcaatcttggtttcatttatttttatgtgTTACCCATTTCAAAAAGATCCCTGGTCTTTGTatttgaatctgtgcttgaaattcattaCTTGACAGAAGGACCGTAgatctcatctatctatctatatcatGAGGGACAGAGTTAGTAGTTCAAAAAGCATGTCAACCTTTATCTGATGTGTGTGAGAAATGATTCCCCCCCCCAGAGTCCATGTaatttatgtgatttgttaagccacattaattaactaatttaggcttgccttaaAGTGGCTGAATACTAATGCAATGATTATATTTTAGTTATGAAATTTGTATttagctacactgaacaaaaatagaattgcaacatgcaagaatttcaaagattttactgagttacagttcataaggaaatgaGACAAAATAAATGaatctatggatgtcacatgactgggagtacagctgtgcatctgttggtcacagataccttaataaaaggtagggacgtggatcagaaccagtcagtatctggtgtgaccatttgcctcatgcagcgcaacacatctccttcacacagagttaatcaggctgttgattgtagcctgtgT containing:
- the miga1 gene encoding mitoguardin 1 isoform X2 is translated as MTDDTFTGPSTKLSFHLAAIRVINLPHTLYNSLSQVSLSTGTKKVVAATAFGAVSLLFLARHFQRRKGRKKGVQSPQWEQTGTFQFPDLAVHQEKDACSCQNLSLSLNCKNVYACGLLPNGGPYSKLSVSLQSLASVKSINSSCTCANSSTCWDKPGDEDISNVVNIPVTTPQILYLRGMELFEEALRRWEQALTFSGRPGEEEPDCSSFMLGAGDSTAEESIEDLISAEFVHKLELLLQRAYRLQEEFEGALGVSEPSSHSGSHDKTRVFCRDDLDDVSCLKDSVSIASNDSFMSAAELSEQHRELRSAYVLGSCIVINPFYEEAIQLAEEGKISCRVHRTELLECLGDTDFLAKLHCVRQACQLILCERATRTFLAETGKKILSSIIVKAHKSPKRFEEVFEEMIVFLEHPEHWENTEVELATRGVKHLNFYDIVLDFILMDSFEDLENPPISIQNVVNNRWLNSSFKETAVASSCWSVLKQKRQHMRVHDGFIAHFYSVCEQVSPVLAWGFLGPKTSLHDFCCFFKDQVLFFLKDVFDLEKVRYCSVETLAEDMLHLLHRRSELLLAYLGTDSHSLQHINSCVTATPLTTTASPQLHPSALEEAVGSQIYP
- the miga1 gene encoding mitoguardin 1 isoform X1, with product MTDDTFTGPSTKLSFHLAAIRVINLPHTLYNSLSQVSLSTGTKKVVAATAFGAVSLLFLARHFQRRKGRKKGVQSPQWEQTGTFQFPDLAVHQEKGAYYTPDPEWEEDACSCQNLSLSLNCKNVYACGLLPNGGPYSKLSVSLQSLASVKSINSSCTCANSSTCWDKPGDEDISNVVNIPVTTPQILYLRGMELFEEALRRWEQALTFSGRPGEEEPDCSSFMLGAGDSTAEESIEDLISAEFVHKLELLLQRAYRLQEEFEGALGVSEPSSHSGSHDKTRVFCRDDLDDVSCLKDSVSIASNDSFMSAAELSEQHRELRSAYVLGSCIVINPFYEEAIQLAEEGKISCRVHRTELLECLGDTDFLAKLHCVRQACQLILCERATRTFLAETGKKILSSIIVKAHKSPKRFEEVFEEMIVFLEHPEHWENTEVELATRGVKHLNFYDIVLDFILMDSFEDLENPPISIQNVVNNRWLNSSFKETAVASSCWSVLKQKRQHMRVHDGFIAHFYSVCEQVSPVLAWGFLGPKTSLHDFCCFFKDQVLFFLKDVFDLEKVRYCSVETLAEDMLHLLHRRSELLLAYLGTDSHSLQHINSCVTATPLTTTASPQLHPSALEEAVGSQIYP